A part of Phoenix dactylifera cultivar Barhee BC4 chromosome 2, palm_55x_up_171113_PBpolish2nd_filt_p, whole genome shotgun sequence genomic DNA contains:
- the LOC103695449 gene encoding rsm22-cox11 tandem protein 2, mitochondrial isoform X1, producing the protein MASAVLPEAASKVLTPETLRSAAKQSEGIHLVPLSLRRAVKKFLRAERQEAHMNRKVLLLSESFSRIKDANLQLMASSSRDLVDDPHRPVDHRSARWKIQSAYGDIGLKYREDETVAYVASRMPAVYSACHRVLREVRRRLPEFSPARVLDFGAGPGSVLWAMREVWPRSLERVNLVEPSKSMQRACQSLLQDLKNLPLIHSYDSIQALNRNLDKRDREHDLVISSYALGEIPSLSDRITVVRQLWDLTRDVLVLLEPGTPHGSKIITQMRSYILWMEKRKCRKSNDSSREVSSDVKSIAVERASLKSGAFVVAPCPHDGRCPLENTGKYCHFVQRLERTSSQRAYKRSKGEPLRGFEDEKFCFVALRRGKRPREAWPLDSMEFETLKERLAKRNPEDLIVDFEDQFETEADEESTFEDALVPYASDIAETSMFHQDDDDEEEQVRADLGGGWGRIIYTPLRRGRQVQMDVCRSTKRDGSEGAFERVVVTQTKNPTLHLQARRSLWGDLWPF; encoded by the exons ATGGCCTCCGCTGTATTACCCGAGGCCGCCTCCAAGGTGTTAACCCCGGAGACCCTTCGCTCCGCCGCGAAGCAATCGGAGGGCATCCACCTCGTCCCCCTATCCCTCCGACGCGCCGTCAAGAAATTCCTCCGAG CAGAGAGGCAGGAGGCCCACATGAACCGCAAGGTTCTGCTCCTCTCGGAGTCCTTCAGCCGCATCAAGGACGCCAACCTCCAGCTTATGGCCTCCTCCTCACGGGACCTTGTCGACGACCCCCACCGCCCCGTCGACCACCGTTCCGCGCGCTGGAAGATCCAGTCGGCCTATGGGGACATCGGTCTTAAGTATAGGGAGGACGAGACCGTGGCCTATGTGGCCTCCCGTATGCCCGCCGTCTACTCCGCATGCCACCGCGTCCTGAGAGAG GTTCGTCGGAGGTTGCCGGAGTTCTCTCCAGCGAGGGTCTTGGATTTCGGTGCTGGACCAGGTTCGGTACTTTG GGCAATGCGGGAGGTCTGGCCTCGTTCTTTGGAGAGAGTAAATTTGGTAGAGCCATCTAAATCAATGCAAAGAGCTTGCCAAAGCCTTCTTCAAG atttgaaaaacttacCGCTCATTCATAGCTATGATAGCATTCAAGCATTGAACCGTAATCTTGATAAGCGTGATAGAGAGCATGACCTCGTAATTTCT TCGTATGCACTTGGGGAGATACCGTCATtaagtgaccggatcactgtagTACGTCAGCTTTGGGATCTTACACGAGATGTTTTG GTTTTGTTGGAGCCTGGGACCCCACATGGATCAAAAATTATAACCCAAATGCGTTCGTATATACTGTGGATGGAAAAGAGG AAATGCCGCAAGAGTAATGATTCATCAAGGGAAGTTTCAAGTGATGTAAAAAGTATTGCTGTTGAGAGGGCCTCGCTAAAAAGTGGTGCATTTGTGGTTGCTCCT TGTCCGCATGATGGACGCTGTCCACTGGAGAACACTGGAAAATATTGCCACTTTGTTCAACGCTTGGAGAGGACATCATCACAACGTGCTTATAAG CGGTCTAAAGGTGAGCCATTACGCGGCTTTGAGGACGAGAAATTCTGCTTTGTTGCTTTAAGACGTGGGAAACGACCACG GGAAGCTTGGCCGCTTGACAGTATGGAATTTGAGACACTCAAAGAACGTCTTGCTAAAAGAAACCCTGAGGATCTTATTGTTGACTTTG AGGATCAATTTGAGACTGAAGCTGATGAAGAGAGCACATTTGAAGATGCTCTAGTTCCCTACGCTTCTGATATTGCAGAAACCAGCATGTTCCaccaagatgatgatgatgaagaagaacagGTTCGTGCAGATCTCGGAGGTGGTTGGGGTCGTATTATCTACACCCCACTACGGAGGGGGAGGCAGGTACAGATGGATGTATGCAGATCCACCAAGAGGGATGGATCTGAGGGTGCCTTCGAGCGTGTTGTGGTCACACAGACTAAGAATCCTACCTTGCACCTTCAGGCTCGCAGATCTCTTTGGGGTGACCTATGGCCATTTTAG
- the LOC103695449 gene encoding methyltransferase-like protein 17, mitochondrial isoform X2 — MASAVLPEAASKVLTPETLRSAAKQSEGIHLVPLSLRRAVKKFLRERQEAHMNRKVLLLSESFSRIKDANLQLMASSSRDLVDDPHRPVDHRSARWKIQSAYGDIGLKYREDETVAYVASRMPAVYSACHRVLREVRRRLPEFSPARVLDFGAGPGSVLWAMREVWPRSLERVNLVEPSKSMQRACQSLLQDLKNLPLIHSYDSIQALNRNLDKRDREHDLVISSYALGEIPSLSDRITVVRQLWDLTRDVLVLLEPGTPHGSKIITQMRSYILWMEKRKCRKSNDSSREVSSDVKSIAVERASLKSGAFVVAPCPHDGRCPLENTGKYCHFVQRLERTSSQRAYKRSKGEPLRGFEDEKFCFVALRRGKRPREAWPLDSMEFETLKERLAKRNPEDLIVDFEDQFETEADEESTFEDALVPYASDIAETSMFHQDDDDEEEQVRADLGGGWGRIIYTPLRRGRQVQMDVCRSTKRDGSEGAFERVVVTQTKNPTLHLQARRSLWGDLWPF, encoded by the exons ATGGCCTCCGCTGTATTACCCGAGGCCGCCTCCAAGGTGTTAACCCCGGAGACCCTTCGCTCCGCCGCGAAGCAATCGGAGGGCATCCACCTCGTCCCCCTATCCCTCCGACGCGCCGTCAAGAAATTCCTCCGAG AGAGGCAGGAGGCCCACATGAACCGCAAGGTTCTGCTCCTCTCGGAGTCCTTCAGCCGCATCAAGGACGCCAACCTCCAGCTTATGGCCTCCTCCTCACGGGACCTTGTCGACGACCCCCACCGCCCCGTCGACCACCGTTCCGCGCGCTGGAAGATCCAGTCGGCCTATGGGGACATCGGTCTTAAGTATAGGGAGGACGAGACCGTGGCCTATGTGGCCTCCCGTATGCCCGCCGTCTACTCCGCATGCCACCGCGTCCTGAGAGAG GTTCGTCGGAGGTTGCCGGAGTTCTCTCCAGCGAGGGTCTTGGATTTCGGTGCTGGACCAGGTTCGGTACTTTG GGCAATGCGGGAGGTCTGGCCTCGTTCTTTGGAGAGAGTAAATTTGGTAGAGCCATCTAAATCAATGCAAAGAGCTTGCCAAAGCCTTCTTCAAG atttgaaaaacttacCGCTCATTCATAGCTATGATAGCATTCAAGCATTGAACCGTAATCTTGATAAGCGTGATAGAGAGCATGACCTCGTAATTTCT TCGTATGCACTTGGGGAGATACCGTCATtaagtgaccggatcactgtagTACGTCAGCTTTGGGATCTTACACGAGATGTTTTG GTTTTGTTGGAGCCTGGGACCCCACATGGATCAAAAATTATAACCCAAATGCGTTCGTATATACTGTGGATGGAAAAGAGG AAATGCCGCAAGAGTAATGATTCATCAAGGGAAGTTTCAAGTGATGTAAAAAGTATTGCTGTTGAGAGGGCCTCGCTAAAAAGTGGTGCATTTGTGGTTGCTCCT TGTCCGCATGATGGACGCTGTCCACTGGAGAACACTGGAAAATATTGCCACTTTGTTCAACGCTTGGAGAGGACATCATCACAACGTGCTTATAAG CGGTCTAAAGGTGAGCCATTACGCGGCTTTGAGGACGAGAAATTCTGCTTTGTTGCTTTAAGACGTGGGAAACGACCACG GGAAGCTTGGCCGCTTGACAGTATGGAATTTGAGACACTCAAAGAACGTCTTGCTAAAAGAAACCCTGAGGATCTTATTGTTGACTTTG AGGATCAATTTGAGACTGAAGCTGATGAAGAGAGCACATTTGAAGATGCTCTAGTTCCCTACGCTTCTGATATTGCAGAAACCAGCATGTTCCaccaagatgatgatgatgaagaagaacagGTTCGTGCAGATCTCGGAGGTGGTTGGGGTCGTATTATCTACACCCCACTACGGAGGGGGAGGCAGGTACAGATGGATGTATGCAGATCCACCAAGAGGGATGGATCTGAGGGTGCCTTCGAGCGTGTTGTGGTCACACAGACTAAGAATCCTACCTTGCACCTTCAGGCTCGCAGATCTCTTTGGGGTGACCTATGGCCATTTTAG
- the LOC103714170 gene encoding short-chain dehydrogenase TIC 32 B, chloroplastic-like isoform X1 — MLETVRYLMGSAGASGFGSKSTAEEVTGTSPDLRSITAIITGATSGIGAETARVLAKRGARLVLPARNLKAAEEIKARIAADSPGSHIIVLPLDLSSLSSVRSFASRFLSLRLPLHLLINNAGKFPHDLAISEDGIEMTFATNYLGHFLLTKLLLEKMAETARETGIQGRIVNVSSSIHGWFSGDVIRYLDLVTRRKIPYDATRVYALSKLANVLHTRELAERLKDMDANVTVNCVHPGVVRTGLTRDREGFVTGNYACNNESREEKRPCDLIPVALDFSLDGRSDLLPRIQAPQEDSPGGGDDVLRGDAPECGGRVGEVLRGLQRGVAIVAGRQPARVRAAVARVGGPGRREAAAGRTGRDVG, encoded by the exons atgcTGGAGACGGTGCGGTACCTGATGGGCTCGGCCGGCGCCAGCGGGTTCGGATCCAAGTCAACGGCGGAGGAGGTCACCGGAACCTCCCCCGACCTCCGCTCCATCACCGCCATCATAACTG GAGCGACGTCGGGGATTGGAGCGGAGACGGCGCGGGTGCTGGCGAAACGCGGGGCGAGGCTGGTCCTCCCCGCCCGGAACCTCAAGGCAGCCGAGGAGATCAAGGCCCGGATCGCCGCCGACTCCCCCGGATCCCACATCATCGTCCTCCCCCTCGACCTCAGCTCCCTCTCCTCCGTCCGTTCCTTCGCCTCCCGCTTCCTCTCCCTCCGcctccccctccacctcctCAT AAACAACGCGGGCAAATTTCCCCACGATCTCGCTATATCGGAGGACGGGATCGAGATGACCTTCGCCACCAACTACTTGG GTCACTTCCTGTTGACGAAGCTGCTCCTGGaaaagatggcggagacggcgagGGAGACGGGGATCCAAGGCCGGATCGTGAACGTGTCCTCCAGCATCCATGGCTGGTTCTCCGGCGACGTGATCCGTTACCTTGATCTCGTCACCCGCAGGAAAAT ACCGTACGATGCCACGCGAGTGTACGCGCTATCGAAGCTCGCTAACGTGCTCCACACCAGGGAGCTCGCCGAGCGGCTCAAG GATATGGACGCGAACGTGACCGTGAATTGCGTCCATCCGGGAGTCGTGCGAACCGGGCTCACCCGAGACCGCGAGGGCTTCGTCACAGGTAATTACGCATGTAATAATGAAAGCAGGGAAGAAAAAAGACCGTGCGATCTGATCCCCGTGGCTCTTGATTTCTCTCTGGATGGCAGATCTGACCTTCTTCCTCGCATCCAAGCTCCTCAAGAAGATTCCCCAG GCGGCGGCGACGACGTGCTACGTGGCGACGCACCCGAGTGTGGCGGGCGTGTCGGGGAAGTACTTCGTGGACTGCAACGAGGCGTCGCCATCGTCGCTGGCCGCCAACCGGCAAGAGTCCGCGCGGCTGTGGCGCGTGTCGGAGGCCCTGGCCGCCGAGAGGCCGCAGCCGGCCGGACGGGACGTGACGTAGGGTGA
- the LOC103714170 gene encoding short-chain dehydrogenase TIC 32 B, chloroplastic-like isoform X2: MLETVRYLMGSAGASGFGSKSTAEEVTGTSPDLRSITAIITGATSGIGAETARVLAKRGARLVLPARNLKAAEEIKARIAADSPGSHIIVLPLDLSSLSSVRSFASRFLSLRLPLHLLINNAGKFPHDLAISEDGIEMTFATNYLGHFLLTKLLLEKMAETARETGIQGRIVNVSSSIHGWFSGDVIRYLDLVTRRKIPYDATRVYALSKLANVLHTRELAERLKDMDANVTVNCVHPGVVRTGLTRDREGFVTDLTFFLASKLLKKIPQAAATTCYVATHPSVAGVSGKYFVDCNEASPSSLAANRQESARLWRVSEALAAERPQPAGRDVT; encoded by the exons atgcTGGAGACGGTGCGGTACCTGATGGGCTCGGCCGGCGCCAGCGGGTTCGGATCCAAGTCAACGGCGGAGGAGGTCACCGGAACCTCCCCCGACCTCCGCTCCATCACCGCCATCATAACTG GAGCGACGTCGGGGATTGGAGCGGAGACGGCGCGGGTGCTGGCGAAACGCGGGGCGAGGCTGGTCCTCCCCGCCCGGAACCTCAAGGCAGCCGAGGAGATCAAGGCCCGGATCGCCGCCGACTCCCCCGGATCCCACATCATCGTCCTCCCCCTCGACCTCAGCTCCCTCTCCTCCGTCCGTTCCTTCGCCTCCCGCTTCCTCTCCCTCCGcctccccctccacctcctCAT AAACAACGCGGGCAAATTTCCCCACGATCTCGCTATATCGGAGGACGGGATCGAGATGACCTTCGCCACCAACTACTTGG GTCACTTCCTGTTGACGAAGCTGCTCCTGGaaaagatggcggagacggcgagGGAGACGGGGATCCAAGGCCGGATCGTGAACGTGTCCTCCAGCATCCATGGCTGGTTCTCCGGCGACGTGATCCGTTACCTTGATCTCGTCACCCGCAGGAAAAT ACCGTACGATGCCACGCGAGTGTACGCGCTATCGAAGCTCGCTAACGTGCTCCACACCAGGGAGCTCGCCGAGCGGCTCAAG GATATGGACGCGAACGTGACCGTGAATTGCGTCCATCCGGGAGTCGTGCGAACCGGGCTCACCCGAGACCGCGAGGGCTTCGTCACAG ATCTGACCTTCTTCCTCGCATCCAAGCTCCTCAAGAAGATTCCCCAG GCGGCGGCGACGACGTGCTACGTGGCGACGCACCCGAGTGTGGCGGGCGTGTCGGGGAAGTACTTCGTGGACTGCAACGAGGCGTCGCCATCGTCGCTGGCCGCCAACCGGCAAGAGTCCGCGCGGCTGTGGCGCGTGTCGGAGGCCCTGGCCGCCGAGAGGCCGCAGCCGGCCGGACGGGACGTGACGTAG
- the LOC103714170 gene encoding short-chain dehydrogenase TIC 32 B, chloroplastic-like isoform X3 produces MLETVRYLMGSAGASGFGSKSTAEEVTGTSPDLRSITAIITGATSGIGAETARVLAKRGARLVLPARNLKAAEEIKARIAADSPGSHIIVLPLDLSSLSSVRSFASRFLSLRLPLHLLINNAGKFPHDLAISEDGIEMTFATNYLGHFLLTKLLLEKMAETARETGIQGRIVNVSSSIHGWFSGDVIRYLDLVTRRKIPYDATRVYALSKLANVLHTRELAERLKDMDANVTVNCVHPGVVRTGLTRDREGFVTGGGDDVLRGDAPECGGRVGEVLRGLQRGVAIVAGRQPARVRAAVARVGGPGRREAAAGRTGRDVG; encoded by the exons atgcTGGAGACGGTGCGGTACCTGATGGGCTCGGCCGGCGCCAGCGGGTTCGGATCCAAGTCAACGGCGGAGGAGGTCACCGGAACCTCCCCCGACCTCCGCTCCATCACCGCCATCATAACTG GAGCGACGTCGGGGATTGGAGCGGAGACGGCGCGGGTGCTGGCGAAACGCGGGGCGAGGCTGGTCCTCCCCGCCCGGAACCTCAAGGCAGCCGAGGAGATCAAGGCCCGGATCGCCGCCGACTCCCCCGGATCCCACATCATCGTCCTCCCCCTCGACCTCAGCTCCCTCTCCTCCGTCCGTTCCTTCGCCTCCCGCTTCCTCTCCCTCCGcctccccctccacctcctCAT AAACAACGCGGGCAAATTTCCCCACGATCTCGCTATATCGGAGGACGGGATCGAGATGACCTTCGCCACCAACTACTTGG GTCACTTCCTGTTGACGAAGCTGCTCCTGGaaaagatggcggagacggcgagGGAGACGGGGATCCAAGGCCGGATCGTGAACGTGTCCTCCAGCATCCATGGCTGGTTCTCCGGCGACGTGATCCGTTACCTTGATCTCGTCACCCGCAGGAAAAT ACCGTACGATGCCACGCGAGTGTACGCGCTATCGAAGCTCGCTAACGTGCTCCACACCAGGGAGCTCGCCGAGCGGCTCAAG GATATGGACGCGAACGTGACCGTGAATTGCGTCCATCCGGGAGTCGTGCGAACCGGGCTCACCCGAGACCGCGAGGGCTTCGTCACAG GCGGCGGCGACGACGTGCTACGTGGCGACGCACCCGAGTGTGGCGGGCGTGTCGGGGAAGTACTTCGTGGACTGCAACGAGGCGTCGCCATCGTCGCTGGCCGCCAACCGGCAAGAGTCCGCGCGGCTGTGGCGCGTGTCGGAGGCCCTGGCCGCCGAGAGGCCGCAGCCGGCCGGACGGGACGTGACGTAGGGTGA